The genome window GAATTTGGAGCGCGACCAATAAAACGGGCGATTCGACGTCTGTTAGAAGATCCGTTATCCGAAGAACTACTTCGCAACTCTTATCCGCCGGGAACAATTATTCGGGTTGTTCGAAATAACGAAAGCCTAAAATTTATCCCTGAGCTTGCGATAACGGAACCTATTGAATCCCAAGAAAGTAAAGAATCGGTATAAATCTTGTGATTCTAAGCTATTTAGCCCTACTTTTAACATGCACTCAGATTATAATAGGATTTGAAGTTGATGCGCCATTTACCGATCCGCAATTTATAATTCAAAATTCTGGATTAAATGTAGGATCGCAATACTCCGAATACGAAATTAATCAAGCCATTAAACGACTTTACAATTTAAAATTATTCGAAATGGTCGCAGTAGAAACGAGCCAAGTGGCTGATGGAGTAAAAATTCGGTTTCGACTAAAGGAGTTCCCAATTATTAAAGATATTAAATTTTTTGGCAATCGAAAAATTAAAACCAAAGATATCCTTAGCAAAACTAAAATAAAAATCGGAGATGTTGTTACTAACGATAAGCTCTTTGACTGGAAATTAAATATCCAAGATCTGTATAAAGAAAAAGGATATTTTGTGGCAAATATAAACGTCGAACGGATCAATGTGGATAGTGGCAATAAAACAACTTTAATTTTCCAAATAGATGAAGGCAATAGGATAGTAGTAAAGAAAATTTTGTTCACAGGTAATATTTTAATGTCTACGAGCAAACTAAAAACTCGAATGTCAACTAAGGAAAAAACTTGGTATCGCAAAGGTTTTTTTAACGAAGAAACATTTAATGAAGATCTAGAAAAAATTGTCGATCTGTATCGTGAAAATGGTTTTCTAGATGCCAAAATCGTAAAATATGATTTACAACTTGATACAGTAGACAAGAAAACACCGGGTTTATTAATTTACGTCTTTGTAAATGAAGGTACTAGATATTATATTGGCAACATTACATTCGAGGGCAATAGTGTTATTACGGAAACTACATTTAAAGAATTTTTGGGAATTAAAAAGGGGCAAATTTATAATGTCAGCAAAGTAAACCGATTTTTAAATGAATTGTACAATTTATATTCTGAACAGGGTTATATTTATGCTCAAATTATTCAGCATGAAGATCTTAAAAATGATACTGTAGACATCAAATACCGCATTTCAGAAAATCAACCAGCTCGAATCAGATTGGTAATTGTTGAAGGAAACGAACGAACCAACGATAAAGTTATCCGTCGTCAAATTACAACTCTCCCCGGGTCGATTTTTAAGCGCTCCGAAGTAATTAGGAGTCAACGAAATATATTTAACCTCGGATACTTTTCTGATATTAAGTTGGACTATCGACGTGCCGACGAAGCAGGCAACATTGATTTAATCTATCAAGTTACAGAAAAAACCTCGTTCGGCACTATTGGGGCTGGGATTTCTTATTCAGCGCAAGACAAATTAACTGGCTACGTAGAACTATCTCAGCCTAATTTTATGGGACAAGGCCAGCAATTATCTTTAAAGTTAGAAAAAGGTGGTAAAAAAACTAATGTCGAAATTGGCTTTACTGAACCAAATCTCTTTGATCAGCCATTAGCTTGTGGTTTTAATTTGACATATTTAACTAAAAATTACGATTATTACGATAAAGAAGAAAAAGCTCTAGGAATAAATTTTGCATTCCCGATTTTTTTAGATTATACTAAACTTTACTCATCATTAAGACTCACCGATGCTTACATACCACGGGCATCAATCAGTGCTACCTATCAACCTTCTGGTCCATATAATATTTATCGCGATACGATTCATAAAACAACCCTTGTTCCTATGCTTAATTTTGTCCGTGATTCTCGCGATTATATTTACAATCCCCTATCAGGTTCAGTAATTTCTTATTCGGCAGAATTATCAACTATTGACATTCTTTATTATCGGCAAATTTTTGATGGCAGTGTTTATTTACCATTTTTTAAAAAATTTTGCCTAATGATGCGCATGCGAATGGGGGCTATCGAAGGTTTAACAAATTGCGATACAGTACCAATTTATGAAAGATTTTTTGCTGGGGGTACCGGCCTAGATGGAATCCGTGGATATCCGGACCGGTCAATAGGTATTTATGAAGGCGGCTATAATATTGGGGGCAAAGTCGTAAATCTTTATTCATTAGAATGGCGATTTCGTCCGTCGCCTCAAGTGGCATTTTTAGTGTTTTTTGATGCTGGTAATACCTGGAATTCTTTTAAAAATCTTAACCTTTCTACTCTTAAGCGAGG of candidate division WOR-3 bacterium contains these proteins:
- the bamA gene encoding outer membrane protein assembly factor BamA, producing the protein MILSYLALLLTCTQIIIGFEVDAPFTDPQFIIQNSGLNVGSQYSEYEINQAIKRLYNLKLFEMVAVETSQVADGVKIRFRLKEFPIIKDIKFFGNRKIKTKDILSKTKIKIGDVVTNDKLFDWKLNIQDLYKEKGYFVANINVERINVDSGNKTTLIFQIDEGNRIVVKKILFTGNILMSTSKLKTRMSTKEKTWYRKGFFNEETFNEDLEKIVDLYRENGFLDAKIVKYDLQLDTVDKKTPGLLIYVFVNEGTRYYIGNITFEGNSVITETTFKEFLGIKKGQIYNVSKVNRFLNELYNLYSEQGYIYAQIIQHEDLKNDTVDIKYRISENQPARIRLVIVEGNERTNDKVIRRQITTLPGSIFKRSEVIRSQRNIFNLGYFSDIKLDYRRADEAGNIDLIYQVTEKTSFGTIGAGISYSAQDKLTGYVELSQPNFMGQGQQLSLKLEKGGKKTNVEIGFTEPNLFDQPLACGFNLTYLTKNYDYYDKEEKALGINFAFPIFLDYTKLYSSLRLTDAYIPRASISATYQPSGPYNIYRDTIHKTTLVPMLNFVRDSRDYIYNPLSGSVISYSAELSTIDILYYRQIFDGSVYLPFFKKFCLMMRMRMGAIEGLTNCDTVPIYERFFAGGTGLDGIRGYPDRSIGIYEGGYNIGGKVVNLYSLEWRFRPSPQVAFLVFFDAGNTWNSFKNLNLSTLKRGAGFGVRLEIPMLGLVGFDLGYGFDREGKSKWEPHLQIGRTF